A segment of the Acidobacteriota bacterium genome:
GGCGAAATCCGCGACGTCGAAACGCTCGAAGTGGCGATCGAAGGATCGCTGACCGGCCACCTGGTGCTCTCCACGCTGCACACCAACGGCGCGGTGGCCACGATCGCACGGCTGATGGAGATGGGCCTCGAGCCGTACCTGCTCGCCTCGAGCGTCCTCGGAATCGTGGCGCAGCGCCTCGTCCGGCGCATCTGCGATACGTGCCGCACGCAGGTGACCACGCCGGCCGCGCTGCGGTCGATGTTCCGCGAAGGGGAGCCCGCGTCCTACTTCCGCGGCGCCGGGTGCCCCGACTGCCGTGGAACCGGCTTCCGCGGCCGGGCCGCGATCTTCGAGCTGCTGCGGATAACGGAGCCGATGTGCGAGCTCGTGCTCGGACGCGGCTCGGGCGCGCAGCTCAACGAGCTGGCCCGCCGCGAGGGGATGCGCACGTTGCGCGAAGAATGCCTGTCGCTGGTCGAACGCGGCGAGACCACGCTCGAGGAAGTCTTGCGCGTGACGCAGGAGCGCCGCCAGCACGCCCGCACCGGGGAGTGAACCGCCGGGCGTTTTCCGTTCCCGCCTTGTCTGGCCCCCACGTTGCTATAAAGTGAGGACGTCTGCGAGCCTGCCGGATTTTCGGCAGGCGGTCGACCAGGAGATCGCCCATGATCCGCCGTCTGGCCGTCGTGATCGGTGTCATCGCCGCGTCCGTGCTCGTCGCCGCGCAAAGGAAGCCGTCGGACCCGCAGACCGCCGGGCACATGAGAGAGCACTACACGCAGGTACATGCGGTGGAGCACGCGGTGATTCGCGGCGATCTCGAGGCGGTCAAGGAGCCGGCCACGTGGCTGGCCGCGCACGAGGCGTCGCAGGAGCTCGACAAGGCGTCGGCCGCGCAGGTGTCGGCCATGCGCCAGGCGGCGCGGCGCGCCGCGGACGCGGAGGATCTCAAGTCGGCCGCGACCGCCACGGCGGCCATGCTCGCGGCGTGCGGCGACTGCCATCGCGCGGCGGCCGTCGTCCCGCCGGTGCCCGTGCCGGACCGCCCGGCCGTGGCCGGATCGGTGGGACACATGCTCGAGCACCAGCGCGCGGTCGACCAGATGGCGAACGGGCTCATCGTTCCGTCGACGGGGATGTGGAAAGAGGGGGCCGACGCGCTGAAAGCGTCGCCGCTGCGCGCGGGCGACCTCCCGCGCGACCCGAAGCTGACGCGCGAGATCGCCGCGGCCGAGGACCGCGTGCACGTGCTCGCCGACCAGGCCTCAGCCGCCGCCGAAGAGAGCGCGCGCGTGAACGCCTACGCGCAGATCATCTCCACCTGCGCCCAGTGCCACGGCCTGCACGGCCGGATCTGGGGGCCGGGGTTGCCGAAGGCGGAGGTCAAGTAAGCGCCTAGCGGGTGGCTCCGTGGGCGGCGCCCTTTCTGATGACACCGTCCACAATGACGATCTCGACACGCGACAGCGCCGTGATGTCGAAGTTCGGGTCGCCATCAACGACAATCACGTCGGCGAGTTTTCCCGGTTCTATGGTGCCGAGATCGGTCCGTCCGAGGACGCGTGTCGCGTTCAAACGGGTCGCGGCAACCAGTACTCGTGACGGAGCCATGCCCATGTCGACATGGGCCTTCATCTCCCTCCACAGCGCTTCGGTGTGGAAGTTCATCGGGGTTCCAGAGTCGGTCCCCATGCCCATGACTGCGCCGGAGTCGATCCACTGCCTCGCGACACGCTCGCGGAAGAACAACTCGCTGTCGATACGGTTGAAGTAGCTCAGCGTGTGCCAGTTCTTGAACGACTTCTGGACCTCGTCGTAAATCTCCGGCCCGAAGTCCTCCTTCAATCGTGGATCCTGAAGGCGTTCGGGGAACGCTTCGGTCGCCGGATAGATCCATGATCGATGCGCGATCGTGTCGACGATGGGCCGTCCGGATTGGGCGATACGTCGGACGAGATCCGCGGTGTAGGGAGGGTGCGTGCCGCCGGATCCGACGTGCTGCAGGACGTCCACGCCGGCCTCGAACGCCTCGCGCACCTCGTCCTCCGCGTAGACGTGTGCGTGAACCTTGAGCCCTCGCTTGTGCGCGGCTCCCACGATCGCGCCGAAGTACGCCGCGTTCAGGCCGGACT
Coding sequences within it:
- a CDS encoding amidohydrolase family protein — protein: MAAPAAAWPATESTTAIDVGDPLPESLRVRDRIKKGELAGPRLFVSGRMIVRRRPGGAPGVTEKVGLTQPVSTPEEAAAAVEELANAGVDLIKAQSGLNAAYFGAIVGAAHKRGLKVHAHVYAEDEVREAFEAGVDVLQHVGSGGTHPPYTADLVRRIAQSGRPIVDTIAHRSWIYPATEAFPERLQDPRLKEDFGPEIYDEVQKSFKNWHTLSYFNRIDSELFFRERVARQWIDSGAVMGMGTDSGTPMNFHTEALWREMKAHVDMGMAPSRVLVAATRLNATRVLGRTDLGTIEPGKLADVIVVDGDPNFDITALSRVEIVIVDGVIRKGAAHGATR